One Vigna unguiculata cultivar IT97K-499-35 chromosome 7, ASM411807v1, whole genome shotgun sequence genomic region harbors:
- the LOC114191451 gene encoding uncharacterized protein LOC114191451 has protein sequence MASSSSKLIIDSKREKVLFVEASKAVVDFLFYLLCLPIGSATRILNKDQMVGSLVNLYESVKNLDETYMEPKLRKDLMLKLIASVSSQISGLLPSIDDTSSDTSKYVFYRCPTHYGYVTCDNTTRCPYQCGNTMNSVMQFVGEKVGSFEISADKSGFVNEVVTYMVMDDLVVQPMSSISSITLLTKFNVKEVGALQEKVVDLDMNKECLVGHLHLLAIAEFTELAIPAMVVLGFQADPQFVIAETLQWCAQLELQKTWVNNVGVVRTLRTYLRVEP, from the exons ATGGCATCTTCTTCCTCCAAATTGATTATTGACTCAAAGCGTGAGAAGGTGCTGTTCGTAGAAGCATCAAAAGCGGTTGTAGACTTTCTCTTTTACTTGCTCTGTTTGCCCATTGGTAGTGCCACAAGGATTCTGAACAAGGATCAAATGGTTGGCTCCTTAGTCAATCTGTATGAAAGTGTTAAGAATCTGGATGAAACTTACATGGAACCAAAGCTGCGTAAGGATCTAATGTTGAAGCTAATTGCCTCCGTTTCTTCACAAATCTCAGGCCTTCTTCCTTCAATCGATGACACTTCTTCTGACACCTCCAAGTATGTGTTCTACAGGTGCCCAACTCACTATGGTTACGTCACATGTGATAACACCACTCGCTGTCCTTACCAATGTGGGAATACTATGAACAGTGTAATGCAATTTGTTGGTGAAAAGGTTGgaagttttgaaatttcagcCGACAAGAGTGGTTTTGTGAACGAGGTAGTAACTTACATGGTGATGGATGATTTAGTGGTTCAGCCCATGTCAAGCATCTCAAGCATTACCTTACTCACCAAATTCAACGTCAAAGAGGTTGGTGCATTGCAAGAAAAGGTGGTCGATTTAGACATGAACAAG GAATGTCTCGTGgggcatcttcatcttcttgcaaTAGCTGAGTTCACCGAACTTGCAATTCCTGCCATGGTGGTTCTAGGGTTTCAGGCTGACCCCCAATTTGTGATTGCGGAGACATTGCAGTGGTGCGCACAGCTAGAACTACAAAAAACTTGGGTAAACAATGTTGGGGTTGTGCGAACTTTAAG GACATACCTCCGCGTTGAACCCTAA